From Pedobacter aquae:
ATAAGTTTAATATACGTTTCTATGTTGGGCGGCTAATTTACAAAAAAAAGCACTCTAGAATGCCATTTATGTGTACTTTTATTATTTATATAGAGTCTAAATAGGGTAAAAGGTTAATTATTTAGTGGATTTAGTAAAATCCTGAAAAATAGATAGTGAAATCCTGAAAAATTAATGGATTAGATGAAATTCATAACCCTTTGATTGCCAAAATTCCAATGCCTTTGGTAGGGTATATTTAAGACGATCAAAAGCTTTTAAACTATCATGAAAAACCACAATGGAGCCGTTAGTAGCGTGTTTACAAACGTTTTTTAAACATTTTTCTGAAGATAGTTGCGTGTCAAAATCACCGCTTAAGACATCCCACATGATAATTTTTTGATTTTTGATTTTTGATTCTAGATTTTTGATTTGAGATTTTTTAATTCTCCCGTAAGGAGGTCTGAATAAATTTGTTTGAGTTAATTCCTGACATTTTAAAATATTATGGAGATAGATTTCGTTATCTGATTTCCAGCCGTTGAGATGGTTGTAAGTGTGATTTCCGATAGCATGTCCATCAGCTTTAAGCTGAAAAAATATATCCTCGTGTTTAGCTATATTGTCTCCAATACAGAAGAAAGTAGCCTTCGCATTAAACTTTTTTAAAATTTCTAGTACAAATGGTGTAACAATAGGTATAGGTCCGTCGTCAAACGTGAGATAAATGATTTTTTTATCTCTGGATTTATTCCAAATTAGATTTTGAGGATAGAACTTTTTTAATAACCAAGGTGTTTTTACCAGATACATTGCTTAAGATTGTTAAGTAATTGCAAGCAAAGATGAAAATATAAATATGAAATATATCAATCAGATCTCTGTTCATTCGAAAAACTTATTCATGTTAGCTTTAACATTGACTATAGGTTATCATAATTTGAATGCGCAAGAGTCGCCACAGAAAGTAGACTTAAAGGCTGTTTTGGAATCAGCCTTAGCCAATAATCTTCAAATTAAACAAGCACAATTTCAAGAAGCTGTAACAGACGAAAATTTTAAACAAAGTAGGTATCAATTGTTGCCTAATTTAAATGGAAGCATGTCTGGTAATAAACAATATGGTTTGTTTTTTGACCAAACTGCTGGTACGCTAATTAACGGAAGTACAAACGCTGCAAATGCTAGTTTATCATCTAATTTATTAGTTTTCAATGGATTTAGGCTGCAAAATCAAATAAGACAAAATAAAAGTTTGTTAATGGCCGATAAAAGTAATGTAGAAAAGATAAAGAACGATTTAACACTAACCGTAATTAATACCTATTTACAAACGCTTACCAATAAAGATTTAATTACCGCATCACAACAACAAGTGGATTTATCTAGAGCACAGTTGAATGTTGAGCAGCGTAATTTTGATGTTGGTAATAAGACTTTAGCAGACTTGTCTCAGGCCAAGGCACAATTAGCTACTAACGAGCTAAATTTGACCAATGCCCAAAATGCTTATGATTTATCATTATTAGATTTAAAGCAATTGATGGAGATTAATCCGGAAACTCAAATAGAGCTTGTTGTTCCAACGCTTCCTGAGCTTACAAGTGTAACAAAGAATTATACAGGTAAAGAAGTATTTGATATAGCTTTAAATAATTATCCTGATATAAAATTGGCTAAATATAATTCAGAAGCTTTTAAATACGGGGTAAAGGCTGCAAAAGGAGGTTTATATCCTTCTTTAGGAATAGGGGGACAATTATTTAATAGCTATTCTAGTAATGCTATTGATTTTACAACAAGAAGAAAATTGGGTTTTTCTGATCAAATAGACCGAAATTTTTTACAGGTAATTGGTTTGAATCTCCAAATTCCGATTTTTGATAATTACAGAAATAGGTCATCATTAAACATCGCTAAAATTAGATATCAAGATGCTTTAGTAACAGAGCAGTTGGCAAAGAATAACTTAAATAAAATTATCAATCAGGCAGTTTTGGATTTACGTTCTGCCGAGAAAAGGTATGCTTCTACACAATCTAGCTTAACTTCATCTCAGGATGCATTTGAAGTTATTAAGAAAAGATATGATGTTGGTTTAGCAAACGCCATAGAATTAAATACATCTCAAACTAATTACAATAGAGCTCAGTTTGATTTTATACAAGCAAAATACGACTTACTTTTTAGAGCAAAAGTTATCGACTTTTATTTAGGAAATCCTATCAACTTATAATATAAATAGAAATGAATAAAAAATTAATAAATATATTAATTGCTTTAGGCGTAGTAGCTATTGCATTGATTGTAAGTAAGAAAATGGGCTGGATAGGCAAGCCTAAAACAGTACAAGTAGCCGTAGCAAAAGTAGAAGTTAAAGACGTTATTGAGACAGTTTCTGCAAGTGGAAAAATACAGCCAGAGGTAGAAGTAAAGCTTAGTCCGGAAGTTTCAGGCGAAATTGTTGAGTTAAATGTTAAAGAAGGTGATATTGTAAAGAAAGGACAGCTTTTATGTAAGATAAGGCCTGATATTTTAGCTTCTGGATATGAACGTACAGTAGCTTCTTACAATGCACAAAAAGCTACAGTTGCTAGTGCCCAACAGCAAATTGTACAAGCACAGGCTAATTTCAAAAACATAGAAGCCAGATACAAAAGAAATCAAACACTTTATAAAGAAAAAGTAATATCGGCGGCGGAGTATGATGCCGTACAAGCGGAATATTTAACAGCAAAGTCTAATCTTGAAACAGCTAAACAAAATCTTATTGGAGCAAAATTTGGCTTAGAGCAATCAGGCGCTGTTGTAAAAGAAGCTAGTGATAACTTAGCCCGTACCAATATTTATGCGCCTGTAGATGGTGTGGTTTCTAAACTTTCTGTAGAAAGAGGAGAGCGTGTTGTTGGAACTGCACAGATGACAGGTACAGAGATTATGACCATAGCTAACTTAAACAGTATGGAAGTTAATGTTGATGTAAACGAGAACGACATTAATAGACTAAGCTTAGGCGATACAGCTGTTATAGAAGTAGATGCCTTTTTGGATAAAAAATTTAAAGGTATTGTAACAGAAATTGCAAGTTCTGCAAATGTGGTAGGAGAAACAGCAGACCAAGTAACTAATTTCAAAGTTAAGATTAGAATTCTTAAAGAATCTTATCAGAATTTAGATCAACAAAATGCAGATGTTTCGCCGTTTAGGCCAGGCTTGTCTGCAACGGTAGATATCCAAACGGAAAAAACTAGAGGCTTAGTTATTCCTATACAAAGCGTAACCATTAGGCAAGAAGAAAATAAAGAAGAGAAGAAGGAAGATGTACCTAATAATAACGATGAGAAAAAGGAAAAAAATAAAGAAAAGCCAAAGGAATATGTTTTTATAGTAGAGAAGGGTTTGGCTAAACAAGTGGCTGTTAAAACGAGTATTCAGGATGACCAAAACATTATTGTTTTGTCTGGCTTAAAAGCTGGTCAGCAAGTTATTAGCGCACCTTATTCTGCTATTTCTAAGACATTGAAAGATAAGACAGAAGTTGAGGTAGTTGATAAATCTAAGCTTTTTAATGCCGAAAAGAAGTAGTAACAAATAAATGACTTGCTATAAGCGATGATTTGATTATCGAGGAAAATCTGTAATTTGTCCCGTTCTGAATTAAAGAGCGGGACATTTTTTATTTATAAACTATTTATTCAGCCATGCAGGATAAGTTAAACAGAATAGCAGTTATAGGTGGCGGTAGTTGGGCAACAGCAATAGTGAAGATGCTGAGCGACAATTTATTGGAAAAAGAAATCTATTGGTGGATGAGAAGTGAAGATGCTGCCCAGCATATTCGTAAATACAAGCATAATCCTAACTATTTATCATCTGTAGAAATTAAAGTTGATGCAGATCATATCTATACCGATATAAGAAAAGCTATTGCAAATGCACAAATCTTGTTGCTAAATGTGCCTGCTGCATTTCTAAAAGACGCTTTCGCTGATTTAACTCTGGAAGATTTAAAAGGGAAGAAAATTATATCGGCAATAAAAGGTATTGTTCCTGATGAAAATCAGATTATAGCTGAATTTATTCATCACAAATATGAAATTCCTTTTCAGGATATTGTTGTGATTAGCGGCCCTTGCCATGCAGAAGAAGTTGCTTTAGAGAAATTGTCTTACTTAACTATTGCTTCTCCGGATATGCAATTGGCAGAATTGTTTGCTTCACAAATTAGTAATAGATATATTAAAACCATTGTATCTGATGATATTTATGGTACAGAATACGCAGCTGTATTAAAAAATATTTATGCCGTAGCTAGTGGTATTTGCCATGGAATAGGTTACGGAGATAATTTCCAAGCGGTATTAATTTCTAATGCTATAAGGGAAATAGGAAGATTTGTGGCCGCTATTCATCCTATTAATAGAGACATTAAAGAATCTGCCTATTTAGGAGATTTGATGGTAACAGCTTATTCTCAATTTAGTAGAAATAGAACTTTTGGTAATATGATAGGGAAAGGCTATACCGTAAAATCTGCTCAGCT
This genomic window contains:
- a CDS encoding polysaccharide deacetylase family protein translates to MYLVKTPWLLKKFYPQNLIWNKSRDKKIIYLTFDDGPIPIVTPFVLEILKKFNAKATFFCIGDNIAKHEDIFFQLKADGHAIGNHTYNHLNGWKSDNEIYLHNILKCQELTQTNLFRPPYGRIKKSQIKNLESKIKNQKIIMWDVLSGDFDTQLSSEKCLKNVCKHATNGSIVVFHDSLKAFDRLKYTLPKALEFWQSKGYEFHLIH
- a CDS encoding efflux RND transporter periplasmic adaptor subunit; amino-acid sequence: MNKKLINILIALGVVAIALIVSKKMGWIGKPKTVQVAVAKVEVKDVIETVSASGKIQPEVEVKLSPEVSGEIVELNVKEGDIVKKGQLLCKIRPDILASGYERTVASYNAQKATVASAQQQIVQAQANFKNIEARYKRNQTLYKEKVISAAEYDAVQAEYLTAKSNLETAKQNLIGAKFGLEQSGAVVKEASDNLARTNIYAPVDGVVSKLSVERGERVVGTAQMTGTEIMTIANLNSMEVNVDVNENDINRLSLGDTAVIEVDAFLDKKFKGIVTEIASSANVVGETADQVTNFKVKIRILKESYQNLDQQNADVSPFRPGLSATVDIQTEKTRGLVIPIQSVTIRQEENKEEKKEDVPNNNDEKKEKNKEKPKEYVFIVEKGLAKQVAVKTSIQDDQNIIVLSGLKAGQQVISAPYSAISKTLKDKTEVEVVDKSKLFNAEKK
- a CDS encoding NAD(P)H-dependent glycerol-3-phosphate dehydrogenase codes for the protein MQDKLNRIAVIGGGSWATAIVKMLSDNLLEKEIYWWMRSEDAAQHIRKYKHNPNYLSSVEIKVDADHIYTDIRKAIANAQILLLNVPAAFLKDAFADLTLEDLKGKKIISAIKGIVPDENQIIAEFIHHKYEIPFQDIVVISGPCHAEEVALEKLSYLTIASPDMQLAELFASQISNRYIKTIVSDDIYGTEYAAVLKNIYAVASGICHGIGYGDNFQAVLISNAIREIGRFVAAIHPINRDIKESAYLGDLMVTAYSQFSRNRTFGNMIGKGYTVKSAQLEMNMIAEGYYAVNSIHQINKIYKVNMPIARAVYAILYEKHSPQIEMKLLTEVLT
- a CDS encoding TolC family protein, which translates into the protein MLALTLTIGYHNLNAQESPQKVDLKAVLESALANNLQIKQAQFQEAVTDENFKQSRYQLLPNLNGSMSGNKQYGLFFDQTAGTLINGSTNAANASLSSNLLVFNGFRLQNQIRQNKSLLMADKSNVEKIKNDLTLTVINTYLQTLTNKDLITASQQQVDLSRAQLNVEQRNFDVGNKTLADLSQAKAQLATNELNLTNAQNAYDLSLLDLKQLMEINPETQIELVVPTLPELTSVTKNYTGKEVFDIALNNYPDIKLAKYNSEAFKYGVKAAKGGLYPSLGIGGQLFNSYSSNAIDFTTRRKLGFSDQIDRNFLQVIGLNLQIPIFDNYRNRSSLNIAKIRYQDALVTEQLAKNNLNKIINQAVLDLRSAEKRYASTQSSLTSSQDAFEVIKKRYDVGLANAIELNTSQTNYNRAQFDFIQAKYDLLFRAKVIDFYLGNPINL